A single window of Plasmodium malariae genome assembly, chromosome: 8 DNA harbors:
- the MRK gene encoding MO15-related protein kinase, putative, with protein sequence MESNSTERYIFKPNFLGEGSYGKVYKAYDNVLKKEVAIKKMKINKISNYVDECGINFVLLREIKIMKEIKHKNIMTALDLYCEKDYINLVMEIMDYDLAKIINRKILLTDSQKKCILLQILNGLNVLHKYYFMHRDLCPANIFINKKGEVKIADFGLSSKYGFDMYSDKLSKDNKYNKKTLNFTSKVVTLWYRAPELLMGSSKYNSSIDMWSLGCIFAELLLQKALFPGENEIDQLGKIFFLLGTPNESNWPEAVYLPLYTDFTKSSKKDFKNIFRVEDDDCIDLLMSLLKLNSHERITAEDALKHKYFFNDPLPCDISQLPFSDL encoded by the coding sequence ATGGAAAGCAATTCGACCGAGAGATACATATTCAAACCTAACTTTTTGGGGGAAGGTTCGTACGGAAAAGTGTACAAAGCATATGACAACGTGTTGAAGAAAGAGGTAGCtattaagaaaatgaaaattaataaaattagtaattATGTGGATGAATGCGGTATAAACTTTGTATTGttaagagaaataaaaataatgaaagaaataaaacataagAATATTATGACTGCTTTAGATTTATATTGTGAAAaagattatataaatttagtCATGGAGATAATGGACTATGATTTAGCTAAAATAATTAAtcgtaaaatattattaacagatagccaaaaaaaatgtattctgctacaaattttaaatgggttaaatgtattacataaatattattttatgcacAGAGATTTATGTCCagctaatatatttataaacaaGAAAGGAGAAGTGAAAATTGCAGATTTTGGGTTATCATCAAAGTATGGCTTTGATATGTATTCAGATAAATTATCAAAagataataaatacaataaaaaaactttaaATTTTACTAGTAAGGTGGTAACGTTATGGTATAGGGCCCCAGAATTACTTATGGGAAGCAGTAAATATAATTCCTCCATTGATATGTGGAGTCTTGGATGTATTTTTGCTGAACTTTTATTGCAAAAAGCATTATTTCCGGGAGAAAATGAAATAGATCAAttaggaaaaatattttttttattaggtACACCCAATGAAAGCAATTGGCCTGAGGCTGTATACCTTCCACTGTATACAGATTTTACAAAATCAAGTAAAAAAgattttaagaatatttttagaGTTGAAGACGATGACTGTATTGATTTATTAATGTctttgttaaaattaaattctcATGAACGTATTACTGCTGAAGATGCTTTAAaacacaaatatttttttaatgatccTTTACCATGTGATATATCACAGCTTCCCTTTAGTGATTTGTAA